A stretch of Pseudomonas sp. 7SR1 DNA encodes these proteins:
- the phoR gene encoding phosphate regulon sensor histidine kinase PhoR — MLLLVTGCLVIGLISGHYAWSLAAGLALYLAWTLKQLLRLHEWLRLHKPDEAPPDGYGLWGEVFDSIYHLQRRDQRVRGRLQAVIDRVQESTAALKDAVIMLDSDGNLEWWNRAAETLLGLKTPQDSGQPVTNLVRHPRFKEYFEQENYAEPLEIPSPTNDRLRIQLYITRYGNNEHLMLVRDVTRIHQLEQMRKDFIANVSHELRTPLTVICGYLETLLDNVDEVNPRWRRALQQMHQQSGRMQTLLNDLLLLAKLEATDYPSDNQPVPIDDLLQIISEDAQELSGPKQQTITLEADPLVQLKGSEAELRSAFSNLVFNAVKYTPEQGRIHIRWWGDVQGAHLSVQDSGIGIDSKHLPRLTERFYRVDSSRNSNTGGTGLGLAIVKHVLLRHRGRMEISSVPGHGSTFTCHFAPAQVVRARHATPAD; from the coding sequence ATGTTGTTGCTGGTCACCGGCTGCCTGGTGATCGGCCTGATCAGCGGGCATTACGCCTGGAGCCTGGCGGCGGGCCTGGCCCTCTACCTGGCCTGGACCCTCAAGCAACTGCTGCGCCTGCACGAATGGCTGCGCCTGCACAAACCCGACGAGGCCCCGCCCGACGGCTACGGACTGTGGGGCGAGGTGTTCGACAGCATCTACCACCTGCAACGGCGCGACCAGCGCGTGCGTGGCCGCCTGCAAGCGGTGATCGACCGGGTGCAGGAGTCTACGGCGGCCCTCAAGGACGCGGTGATCATGCTCGACAGCGACGGCAACCTGGAATGGTGGAACCGCGCCGCCGAGACCCTGCTGGGCCTCAAGACGCCCCAGGACAGCGGCCAGCCGGTGACCAACCTGGTACGCCACCCGCGATTCAAGGAATACTTCGAGCAGGAAAACTACGCCGAACCCCTGGAAATCCCGTCCCCCACCAATGACCGGCTGCGCATCCAGCTGTACATCACCCGCTATGGCAACAACGAACACCTGATGCTGGTGCGCGACGTGACACGCATTCATCAGCTGGAACAGATGCGCAAGGACTTCATCGCCAACGTATCCCACGAACTGCGCACGCCCCTGACAGTGATCTGCGGCTACCTGGAAACCCTGCTCGATAATGTCGACGAGGTGAACCCGCGCTGGCGCCGGGCCCTGCAGCAGATGCACCAGCAGAGCGGACGCATGCAGACCCTGCTCAACGACTTGCTGTTGCTGGCGAAGCTGGAGGCCACCGATTACCCGTCGGACAACCAGCCGGTCCCCATCGACGACCTGCTGCAGATCATCAGCGAAGATGCCCAGGAGCTGTCCGGCCCCAAGCAACAAACCATCACCCTGGAAGCCGACCCGCTGGTGCAGCTCAAGGGCAGCGAGGCAGAACTGCGCAGCGCGTTTTCCAACCTGGTGTTCAATGCGGTCAAGTACACGCCGGAACAAGGCCGGATCCATATCCGTTGGTGGGGCGACGTGCAAGGCGCGCACCTGAGCGTGCAGGACTCGGGCATCGGCATCGACAGCAAGCACCTGCCGCGCCTGACCGAACGCTTCTACCGTGTCGACTCCAGCCGCAACTCCAATACCGGTGGCACCGGCTTGGGGCTGGCGATCGTCAAGCATGTCCTGTTGCGGCACCGAGGCCGCATGGAAATCAGCAGCGTGCCCGGCCACGGCAGCACTTTTACTTGCCATTTCGCCCCGGCGCAGGTGGTTCGCGCGCGTCACGCCACCCCTGCCGATTGA
- a CDS encoding NAD(P)/FAD-dependent oxidoreductase, with product MSAPVVIVGTGLAGYNLAREFRKLDSETPLLLITADDGRSYSKPMLSTGFGKNKDADGLSMAEPGAMAEQLKAEVRTHTRISGVDPGHKRLWIGEEAVSYRDLVLAWGAETVRVPVQGDAADLIFPVNDLEDYGRFRAAAVGKRRVLLLGAGLIGCEFANDLILGGYEVQLVAPCEQVMPTLLHPAAAAAVQAGLESLGARFHLGPVLNRLQRVADGLEAHLSDGQVIACDLVVSAIGLRPRIDLAAAAGLVVNRGVVVDRHLKTSHANIFALGDCAEVDGLNLLYVMPLMSCARALAQTLAGNPTAVSYGPMPITVKTPVCPLVVSPPPRGREGVWSVEGQGADIKALCRDAQGNLLGYALTGAAVMEKLALNKELPPLLA from the coding sequence ATGAGCGCACCTGTCGTCATCGTCGGTACCGGACTGGCCGGCTACAACCTGGCCCGGGAGTTTCGCAAGCTCGATAGCGAAACCCCGCTGCTGCTGATTACTGCGGACGACGGACGCTCCTACTCCAAGCCGATGCTCTCCACCGGCTTCGGCAAGAACAAGGACGCCGACGGCCTGAGCATGGCCGAGCCGGGCGCCATGGCCGAGCAACTGAAGGCCGAAGTGCGTACCCATACCCGCATCAGCGGTGTCGATCCGGGCCACAAGCGCCTGTGGATCGGCGAGGAAGCGGTGAGCTATCGCGACCTGGTCCTCGCCTGGGGCGCCGAAACCGTGCGGGTGCCAGTACAGGGTGACGCCGCGGACCTGATCTTTCCCGTCAATGACCTGGAAGACTACGGGCGCTTCCGGGCGGCTGCTGTCGGCAAACGTCGGGTACTGCTGCTCGGCGCCGGCCTGATCGGCTGCGAATTCGCCAACGACCTGATCCTTGGCGGCTACGAAGTGCAACTGGTGGCGCCGTGCGAGCAAGTCATGCCGACGCTGCTGCACCCGGCTGCCGCCGCCGCGGTGCAAGCCGGGCTGGAAAGCCTCGGCGCGCGTTTCCACCTGGGGCCGGTGCTCAATCGCCTGCAGCGGGTGGCCGACGGGCTGGAGGCGCACCTGTCCGACGGCCAGGTGATTGCCTGCGACCTGGTGGTCTCGGCCATTGGCTTGCGCCCGCGCATCGACCTGGCGGCTGCCGCGGGCCTGGTGGTCAATCGCGGCGTGGTGGTCGACCGTCACCTGAAGACTTCCCACGCCAACATCTTCGCCCTGGGCGATTGCGCCGAGGTCGATGGCTTGAACCTGCTCTACGTCATGCCCCTGATGAGCTGCGCCCGGGCCCTGGCCCAGACCCTGGCCGGCAATCCGACCGCCGTGAGCTATGGCCCCATGCCGATCACCGTGAAGACACCGGTATGCCCGCTGGTGGTTTCACCGCCACCGCGAGGCCGCGAAGGCGTCTGGAGCGTCGAAGGGCAGGGCGCCGACATCAAGGCCCTGTGCCGCGATGCCCAGGGCAACCTGCTGGGCTATGCCCTGACAGGTGCGGCAGTGATGGAAAAGCTGGCGCTGAACAAGGAACTTCCGCCCCTGTTGGCGTAA
- a CDS encoding rubredoxin, protein MKKWQCIVCGLIYNEADGWPDDGIAPGTRWEDVPQDWLCPDCGVGKMDFEMIEIA, encoded by the coding sequence ATGAAGAAGTGGCAATGTATCGTCTGCGGCCTGATCTATAACGAAGCCGACGGTTGGCCGGATGATGGCATCGCCCCCGGCACCCGCTGGGAGGATGTTCCGCAAGACTGGCTGTGCCCGGACTGCGGTGTCGGCAAAATGGACTTCGAAATGATCGAGATCGCCTGA
- a CDS encoding chorismate--pyruvate lyase family protein: MPHTNSIFPTLHWWPRHLLSPRPDACVLDWLYDEGSLTRRLTRLSDDHFSVMPLLEGWQPLRADECAALDLAEGSEGWVREVYLLGHGEPWVFARSVAARSALEGDGLQMDALGSRSLGELLFCDQAFQRRAIEVCHYPEPWLPAQVRAPQLWGRRSRFDRGALSVLVAEIFLPRLWSVARAYSETC; this comes from the coding sequence GTGCCGCATACAAATTCGATATTTCCTACACTTCACTGGTGGCCTCGGCACCTGCTTTCGCCCCGCCCCGATGCCTGTGTGCTCGACTGGCTGTATGACGAAGGTTCCCTGACCCGGCGCCTGACGCGCCTGTCGGACGACCACTTCAGTGTGATGCCGCTGCTTGAAGGCTGGCAGCCATTGCGGGCCGACGAATGCGCCGCCCTGGACCTGGCCGAGGGCAGCGAAGGCTGGGTCCGCGAGGTGTACCTGCTGGGGCATGGCGAGCCTTGGGTGTTCGCCCGCAGTGTGGCGGCGCGCAGCGCATTGGAAGGGGACGGGTTGCAGATGGACGCACTGGGCAGCCGCTCCCTGGGGGAGCTGCTGTTCTGCGACCAGGCGTTCCAGCGCCGCGCCATCGAGGTTTGCCATTACCCTGAGCCGTGGCTGCCGGCGCAGGTGCGCGCGCCACAACTGTGGGGCCGTCGTTCGCGTTTCGATCGCGGCGCGTTGAGCGTGCTGGTGGCGGAAATCTTCCTGCCGCGCCTGTGGAGCGTCGCGCGCGCCTATTCGGAGACTTGCTGA
- the phoB gene encoding phosphate regulon transcriptional regulator PhoB, translated as MVGRSILIVDDEAPIREMIAVALEMAGYDCMEAENSQQAHAIIIDRKPDLILLDWMLPGTSGIELARRLKRDELTGDIPIIMLTAKGEEDNKIQGLEVGADDYITKPFSPRELVARLKAVLRRAGPTDGEAPIEVGGLLLDPISHRVTIDGKPAEMGPTEYRLLQFFMTHQERAYTRGQLLDQVWGGNVYVEERTVDVHIRRLRKALGDAYENLVQTVRGTGYRFSTKA; from the coding sequence ATGGTTGGCAGGAGCATTCTGATCGTCGACGACGAGGCGCCCATCCGCGAGATGATTGCCGTTGCGTTGGAGATGGCCGGCTATGACTGCATGGAAGCAGAAAACTCTCAACAGGCCCACGCAATCATCATCGACCGCAAGCCCGACCTGATCCTGCTGGACTGGATGCTGCCCGGCACCTCCGGTATCGAGCTGGCGCGGCGCCTCAAGCGCGACGAGCTGACCGGTGACATTCCGATCATCATGCTCACGGCCAAGGGCGAGGAAGACAACAAGATCCAGGGCCTGGAAGTCGGCGCCGACGACTACATCACCAAACCGTTCTCCCCACGGGAACTGGTGGCGCGCCTGAAGGCCGTACTGCGCCGCGCCGGGCCGACCGATGGCGAGGCGCCGATCGAAGTCGGCGGCCTGCTGCTGGACCCGATCAGCCACCGGGTGACCATCGACGGCAAGCCTGCCGAGATGGGGCCGACCGAATACCGCCTGCTGCAGTTCTTCATGACCCACCAGGAACGCGCCTACACCCGCGGCCAGCTGCTGGACCAGGTCTGGGGCGGCAACGTCTATGTCGAGGAGCGCACCGTGGATGTGCACATCCGTCGCCTGCGCAAGGCCCTCGGCGATGCCTATGAGAATCTGGTACAAACCGTGCGTGGCACCGGTTATCGTTTTTCGACGAAGGCCTGA
- the pstB gene encoding phosphate ABC transporter ATP-binding protein PstB, translating into MQHEAHTHGINMSALGRDKQSLNLAEETVAIEVPGLNLFYGQKQALYDVSLNIPKQRVTAFIGPSGCGKSTLLRTFNRMNDLVDGCRVEGEINLYGNNIYRKGEDVAELRRRVGMVFQKPNPFPKTIYENVVYGLRIQGINKKRVLDEAVEWALKGAALWDEVKDRLHDSALGLSGGQQQRLVIARTIAVEPEVLLLDEPCSALDPISTLKVEELIYELKSKFTIVIVTHNMQQAARVSDYTAFMYMGKLVEFGDTDTLFTNPAKKQTEDYITGRYG; encoded by the coding sequence ATGCAACACGAAGCACATACACACGGCATCAACATGTCGGCCCTGGGCCGCGACAAGCAGAGCCTGAACCTGGCCGAAGAAACCGTCGCCATCGAAGTGCCCGGCCTGAACCTGTTCTACGGCCAGAAGCAGGCGCTGTACGACGTCAGCCTGAACATCCCGAAACAGCGCGTGACCGCGTTCATCGGTCCGTCGGGTTGCGGCAAGTCCACCCTGCTGCGCACCTTCAACCGCATGAACGACCTGGTGGACGGTTGCCGCGTCGAGGGTGAGATCAACCTCTACGGCAACAACATCTACCGCAAGGGCGAAGACGTGGCCGAGCTGCGCCGTCGCGTGGGCATGGTGTTCCAGAAGCCCAACCCGTTCCCCAAGACCATCTACGAGAACGTGGTCTATGGCCTGCGCATCCAGGGCATCAACAAGAAGCGCGTACTCGACGAAGCCGTGGAGTGGGCGCTCAAGGGCGCGGCCCTGTGGGATGAAGTCAAGGATCGCCTGCACGACTCGGCCCTGGGCCTGTCCGGTGGTCAGCAGCAGCGTCTGGTGATTGCCCGCACCATCGCCGTGGAGCCGGAAGTATTGCTGCTCGACGAGCCTTGCTCGGCCCTGGACCCGATCTCGACCCTGAAGGTCGAGGAGCTGATCTACGAACTCAAGTCCAAGTTCACCATCGTCATCGTGACCCACAACATGCAACAGGCGGCTCGGGTCTCCGACTACACCGCGTTCATGTACATGGGCAAACTGGTGGAATTCGGCGATACCGATACGCTGTTCACCAATCCGGCCAAGAAGCAGACCGAAGACTACATCACCGGTCGTTATGGCTAG
- a CDS encoding hemolysin family protein: MDPSPGLSLVTLFAEFGMILFALILVLLNGFFVAAEFAMVKLRSTRVEAIAEQNGWRGHILRTVHSQLDAYLSACQLGITLASLGLGWVGEPAFAHILEPLLGAVGVESPEVIKGVSFFTAFFIISYLHIVVGELAPKSWAIRKPELLSLWTAVPLYLFYWLMYPAIYLLNASANAILRIAGQGEPGPHHEHHYSREELKLILHSSRGQDPSDQGMRVLASAVEMGELEVVDWANSREDLVTLEFNAPLKEILAMFRRHKFSRYPVYDSERQEFVGLLHIKDLLLELAALDHIPESFNLAELTRPLERVSRHMPLSQLLEQFRKGGSHFALVEEADGNIIGYLTMEDVLEVLVGDIQDEHRKAERGILAYQPGKLLVRGDTPLFKVERLLGIDLDHIEAETLAGLVYETLKRVPEEEEVLEVEGLRIIIKKMKGPKIILAKVLMLD, translated from the coding sequence ATGGACCCATCCCCTGGCTTGTCCCTCGTCACACTTTTCGCCGAATTCGGCATGATTCTCTTTGCTCTGATCCTGGTTCTGCTCAACGGATTCTTCGTTGCGGCCGAATTTGCCATGGTCAAGCTGCGCTCGACCCGGGTCGAAGCCATCGCCGAGCAGAACGGCTGGCGGGGGCACATCCTGCGCACCGTCCATAGCCAGCTCGACGCCTACCTGTCCGCCTGCCAGCTGGGCATTACCCTCGCCTCCCTGGGCCTGGGCTGGGTCGGTGAGCCGGCGTTCGCGCACATCCTCGAACCGCTGCTGGGCGCGGTGGGCGTCGAATCGCCGGAAGTGATCAAGGGCGTTTCCTTCTTCACCGCGTTCTTCATCATTTCGTACCTGCACATCGTGGTCGGCGAACTGGCGCCCAAATCCTGGGCCATCCGCAAACCCGAGCTTTTGTCGCTGTGGACCGCCGTGCCGCTGTACCTGTTCTACTGGCTCATGTATCCGGCCATCTACCTGCTCAACGCCAGCGCCAACGCCATCCTGCGCATCGCCGGCCAAGGGGAACCGGGCCCCCATCACGAGCACCACTACAGCCGTGAGGAGCTCAAGCTCATCCTGCACTCCAGCCGTGGCCAGGACCCCAGCGACCAGGGCATGCGCGTGCTGGCCTCGGCCGTGGAAATGGGCGAGCTGGAGGTGGTGGACTGGGCCAATTCCCGGGAAGACCTGGTGACGCTGGAGTTCAACGCGCCGCTCAAGGAAATCCTGGCGATGTTCCGCCGTCACAAATTCAGCCGCTACCCGGTGTACGACAGCGAACGCCAGGAGTTCGTGGGCCTGCTGCACATCAAGGACCTGCTGCTGGAACTGGCGGCCCTGGACCACATCCCCGAATCGTTCAACCTGGCCGAACTGACCCGGCCCCTGGAGCGTGTGTCGCGGCACATGCCGCTGTCGCAGCTGCTGGAGCAGTTCCGCAAGGGCGGCTCGCACTTCGCCCTGGTGGAGGAAGCCGACGGCAACATCATCGGCTACCTGACCATGGAGGACGTGCTGGAAGTGCTGGTGGGCGACATCCAGGACGAACACCGCAAGGCCGAGCGCGGCATCCTGGCCTACCAGCCGGGCAAGCTGCTGGTACGGGGCGACACGCCGTTGTTCAAGGTCGAGCGTCTGCTGGGCATCGACCTGGATCACATCGAGGCCGAGACGCTTGCAGGGTTGGTCTATGAAACCCTCAAGCGGGTGCCGGAAGAGGAAGAAGTGCTGGAAGTCGAAGGCCTGCGGATCATCATCAAGAAGATGAAAGGCCCGAAGATCATCCTGGCGAAGGTGTTGATGCTCGATTGA
- the phoU gene encoding phosphate signaling complex protein PhoU, translated as MISKEGLTHHISAQFNAELEEVRSHLLAMGGLVEKQVNDAVTALIEADSGLAQQVREIDDQINQMERNIDEECLRILARRQPAASDLRLIISISKSVIDLERIGDEATKIARRAIQLCEEGEAPRGYVEVRHIGDQVRNMVRDALDAFARFDADLALSVAQYDKIIDREYKTALRELATYMMEDPRSISRVLSIIWVLRSLERIGDHARNISELVIYLVRGTDVRHMGLKRMKEEVEGTPSETANVPGETDDK; from the coding sequence ATGATTTCGAAGGAAGGCCTTACTCACCACATTTCCGCACAGTTCAACGCCGAGCTGGAGGAAGTGCGCAGTCACCTGCTGGCCATGGGCGGGCTGGTGGAAAAGCAGGTCAACGACGCGGTGACCGCGCTGATCGAGGCCGATTCGGGCCTGGCCCAGCAAGTGCGCGAGATCGACGACCAGATCAACCAGATGGAGCGCAACATCGACGAGGAGTGCCTGCGCATTCTGGCCCGTCGCCAACCCGCTGCTTCCGACCTGCGCTTGATCATCAGCATCTCCAAGTCAGTGATCGATCTTGAGCGGATCGGCGACGAAGCCACCAAGATCGCTCGCCGCGCCATCCAGTTGTGCGAAGAGGGCGAGGCGCCGCGCGGTTACGTCGAGGTTCGCCACATCGGTGACCAGGTGCGCAACATGGTGCGCGATGCCCTGGACGCCTTTGCCCGTTTCGACGCCGACCTGGCGCTGTCGGTGGCCCAGTACGACAAGATCATCGACCGCGAATACAAGACCGCCCTGCGCGAGCTGGCGACCTACATGATGGAAGACCCGCGTTCCATCTCCCGGGTGCTGAGCATCATCTGGGTCCTGCGTTCCCTGGAGCGTATCGGCGATCATGCGCGCAACATCTCGGAACTTGTGATCTATCTCGTGCGTGGCACCGATGTACGGCACATGGGGCTCAAGCGAATGAAGGAAGAAGTTGAGGGCACCCCGTCCGAAACCGCTAATGTTCCGGGTGAAACTGACGATAAGTAA
- a CDS encoding COG4315 family predicted lipoprotein — MAYYTRSINALGLLVALALPGMAFAAGEPAMVKDGVLVDHAGMTLYTFDKDDDGKSMCNDKCAVNWPPLKAESTATPSGEWTVITRADGSSQWAYDGDPLYTFVGDKKAGDKTGDGKGGVWKIAKPD; from the coding sequence ATGGCTTATTACACTCGATCCATCAACGCGCTGGGGCTGTTGGTTGCGTTGGCATTACCGGGAATGGCGTTTGCGGCTGGCGAGCCGGCGATGGTCAAGGACGGTGTGCTGGTCGATCACGCGGGCATGACGTTGTATACCTTTGACAAGGATGACGACGGCAAGTCGATGTGCAACGACAAATGCGCCGTGAACTGGCCGCCGCTCAAGGCTGAAAGCACCGCGACGCCCTCGGGCGAATGGACTGTGATCACCCGTGCCGATGGCTCTTCACAATGGGCCTATGACGGCGATCCACTGTATACCTTTGTCGGCGATAAAAAGGCGGGGGACAAGACCGGTGACGGCAAGGGTGGCGTCTGGAAGATCGCCAAGCCCGATTGA
- a CDS encoding response regulator, with the protein MSKVSVLVVDDASFIRDLVKKCLRNYFPGIRIEDAVNGRKAQALLAREAFDLVLCDWEMPEMSGLELLTWCRQQDNLKGMPFVMVTSRGDKENVVQAIQAGVSGYVSKPFTNEQLLTKVKQALHKVGKLDTLMNSAPTKMNSAFGNDSLSALTGGKGAPVVTAAAPAPAAARPAAAAPAAAAPAAPAAAPARGLLNSPPVKAPAASAATANRGQGQLRLSSGTQQCVIKALSLKEALLVVKRTDTLPQVLESSVLDMEQGDNAETARLNGYLHAIVAHEQTPDSEWLQLTFRFVDKDPQKLDYISRLIARGTAQKHFVPGA; encoded by the coding sequence ATGAGTAAGGTCAGTGTGTTGGTCGTGGACGATGCTTCGTTCATTCGTGACCTGGTGAAGAAGTGCCTGCGCAATTACTTCCCGGGCATCCGTATCGAGGACGCGGTGAACGGCAGGAAAGCCCAGGCCCTGCTGGCCCGTGAGGCATTCGACCTAGTGCTGTGCGACTGGGAAATGCCGGAGATGTCCGGTCTTGAGTTGCTCACCTGGTGCCGCCAGCAGGACAACCTCAAGGGTATGCCGTTCGTGATGGTCACCAGCCGTGGCGACAAGGAGAACGTGGTCCAGGCGATCCAGGCCGGCGTTTCCGGCTACGTCAGCAAGCCCTTCACCAACGAACAGTTGCTGACCAAGGTCAAGCAGGCCTTGCACAAGGTCGGCAAGCTCGACACCCTGATGAACAGCGCCCCGACCAAGATGAACTCGGCGTTCGGCAACGACTCCCTCAGCGCACTGACCGGCGGCAAGGGCGCGCCGGTAGTGACGGCTGCCGCGCCAGCTCCTGCTGCCGCCAGACCGGCCGCCGCTGCCCCTGCCGCTGCCGCACCGGCTGCTCCCGCCGCCGCGCCGGCCCGTGGCTTGCTCAACAGCCCGCCCGTCAAGGCGCCGGCCGCCTCCGCAGCGACCGCCAACCGCGGCCAGGGCCAGTTGCGCCTGTCCAGCGGCACCCAGCAATGCGTGATCAAGGCCCTGAGCCTCAAGGAAGCGCTGCTGGTGGTCAAGCGCACCGACACCCTGCCTCAGGTGCTTGAAAGCTCCGTGCTGGACATGGAGCAGGGCGACAACGCCGAAACCGCGCGCCTGAACGGTTATCTGCACGCCATCGTCGCCCATGAGCAGACACCGGATAGCGAATGGCTGCAACTGACCTTCCGCTTCGTCGACAAAGACCCGCAGAAGCTCGACTACATCTCCCGCCTCATCGCCCGCGGCACGGCGCAGAAGCACTTCGTTCCCGGCGCCTGA
- a CDS encoding peptidoglycan DD-metalloendopeptidase family protein, translating to MLVPLLFACGLVLASTSAVAMTIYKSTDANGVVSYSDRPSKGAQVFVFRDRMVERLERQVFLDIRKQKGADAVFVRNDLYAPVEIELSFAGLSNVSGAPSRPIRRVLPARSNLRLALLTATQPGRPLVYTPRFEYSLGDPAGTAQAYRYPLPWRGGPFRLSQGANGQYSHYGPKNRYAMDIAMPEGTPIIAARGGVVIKTENEQTGRGDDPSGNFVRILHDDGTMGVYLHLQKGSVSVREGQRVGVGTPLALSGNTGNSSGPHLHFVVQRNTGLGLVSIPYQFNQPVGDLPNFAVGKQ from the coding sequence ATGCTCGTGCCTTTGCTGTTTGCCTGTGGTCTTGTCCTGGCCTCCACGTCGGCCGTGGCCATGACAATCTACAAATCCACCGATGCCAATGGCGTGGTGTCCTATAGCGACCGCCCCAGCAAGGGCGCCCAGGTGTTCGTGTTCCGTGATCGCATGGTCGAGCGCCTGGAACGACAGGTGTTTCTTGATATCCGCAAGCAAAAAGGCGCGGACGCGGTGTTCGTGCGCAATGACCTGTACGCGCCGGTGGAGATCGAGTTGAGCTTCGCCGGGTTGAGCAACGTCAGTGGCGCGCCGAGCCGGCCGATTCGTCGGGTGTTGCCGGCGCGCAGCAACCTGCGCCTGGCGCTGCTCACGGCCACGCAGCCCGGCCGGCCCCTGGTGTACACCCCGCGGTTCGAATACTCCCTGGGCGACCCCGCCGGCACGGCGCAAGCCTACCGCTACCCATTGCCGTGGCGCGGCGGGCCGTTTCGCCTGAGCCAGGGCGCCAATGGCCAATACAGTCATTACGGCCCCAAGAATCGCTACGCCATGGACATCGCCATGCCCGAAGGCACGCCGATCATCGCGGCGCGTGGCGGCGTGGTCATCAAGACTGAAAACGAACAGACCGGCAGGGGGGACGATCCTTCGGGCAACTTCGTGCGGATACTGCACGACGACGGGACCATGGGGGTCTACCTGCACCTGCAGAAAGGCTCGGTGAGCGTGCGGGAAGGGCAACGGGTGGGGGTGGGTACGCCGTTGGCGTTGTCCGGCAACACCGGCAACAGCTCCGGTCCGCACCTGCATTTCGTGGTGCAGCGCAACACCGGCTTGGGGTTGGTGTCGATTCCCTACCAGTTCAACCAGCCCGTGGGGGACTTGCCCAACTTTGCGGTGGGCAAGCAGTAG
- the ubiA gene encoding 4-hydroxybenzoate octaprenyltransferase: protein MYLQLLKSLNRLNPRAWDFLQLTRMDKPIGIYLLLWPTLWALWIAGEGSPSLANIVIFVLGVVLTRAGGCVINDWADRKVDGHVKRTEQRPLVSGKVSSKEALVFFAVLMGVSFLLVLCTNAPTILLSLGGLALAFTYPFMKRYTYYPQVVLGAAFSWGMPMAFTAETGHLPAAAWLLYIANLLWTVGYDTYYAMTDRDDDLRIGVKSTAILFGDADRVIILTLQGLALGCLLLAGVKFQLGTWFHLGLVVAAGCFAWEFWYTRSRDRMRCFKAFLHNHWAGLAIFAGIVLDYALR, encoded by the coding sequence ATGTACCTGCAACTGCTCAAATCCTTGAATCGCCTCAACCCACGGGCCTGGGATTTCCTGCAACTGACCCGCATGGACAAGCCCATCGGCATCTACCTGTTGCTGTGGCCGACGCTCTGGGCGTTGTGGATCGCCGGAGAGGGTTCCCCTTCCCTGGCCAACATCGTGATTTTCGTCCTCGGCGTGGTACTGACCCGCGCTGGCGGTTGCGTCATCAACGACTGGGCCGACCGCAAGGTGGACGGCCATGTGAAACGCACCGAGCAGCGCCCGCTGGTGAGCGGCAAGGTCAGTTCGAAGGAAGCGCTGGTGTTTTTCGCGGTGCTGATGGGGGTGAGTTTCCTGCTGGTGCTGTGCACCAACGCACCGACCATCCTGCTGTCCCTCGGCGGGCTGGCGCTGGCCTTCACCTACCCCTTCATGAAGCGCTACACCTATTACCCGCAAGTGGTGCTGGGCGCGGCGTTCTCCTGGGGAATGCCGATGGCGTTCACCGCCGAGACCGGCCACCTGCCGGCGGCCGCCTGGCTGCTATACATCGCCAACCTGCTGTGGACGGTGGGCTATGACACTTACTACGCAATGACCGACCGGGACGACGACCTGCGGATCGGGGTGAAGTCCACGGCGATTCTCTTCGGCGACGCCGACCGCGTGATCATCCTGACGCTGCAGGGCCTGGCGCTGGGCTGCCTGCTGCTGGCCGGCGTGAAGTTCCAGCTGGGCACCTGGTTCCATTTGGGGCTGGTGGTCGCCGCCGGGTGTTTTGCCTGGGAGTTCTGGTACACCCGCAGCAGGGACCGGATGCGCTGCTTCAAGGCATTCCTGCACAACCACTGGGCCGGGTTGGCAATTTTCGCGGGGATCGTGCTGGATTACGCGTTGCGCTGA
- a CDS encoding HU family DNA-binding protein — protein sequence MRKPELAAAIAEKADLTKEQANRVLNAVLEEITGALHRKDSVTLVGFGTFLQRHRGARTGKNPQTGEPVKIKASNTVAFKPGKSLKDIVNP from the coding sequence ATGCGTAAACCAGAACTCGCCGCCGCCATCGCGGAAAAAGCGGACCTCACCAAGGAACAGGCCAACCGCGTCCTCAACGCCGTTCTCGAAGAAATCACCGGCGCCCTGCATCGCAAGGACAGCGTTACCCTGGTAGGTTTCGGCACCTTCCTGCAACGCCACCGCGGCGCCCGCACTGGCAAGAACCCACAGACGGGTGAGCCGGTGAAAATCAAGGCCAGCAACACCGTCGCTTTCAAGCCGGGCAAATCGTTGAAGGACATCGTCAATCCGTAA